The segment CTTAATCGTTTTGTGACATCTATATCCTCCCGGCTTGGAGCAGGATCGCCCGATGGATGATTATGGATACAGATGAACGAGGCAGCAGATCGCCTGAAAGCTTCTTTGAATACCTCGCGCGGATGCACGATGGATGCATTTAGGCTACCGATAAAGACAGTCTGTTGATGGAGGACCTGATTTTTCGTATTAAGATAGAGGCAAACAAAATGTTCCTGTGATAAAAACCTCATGTCTTCCATGACATAATTGGCAGCATCCTCCGGAGATCGGATTACATATCGGTCTTCATATTGCAAGCGGTGGATTCTCCGTCCGAGTTCGACGGCAGCCATAATCTGAACGGCCTTCA is part of the Sutcliffiella sp. FSL R7-0096 genome and harbors:
- the radC gene encoding DNA repair protein RadC, whose product is MIKDYPEDQRPRERMIQDGPKSLSNHELLAILLRTGSKDESVLQLANKLLVNFEGLRLLKDASIEEIIETKGIGKVKAVQIMAAVELGRRIHRLQYEDRYVIRSPEDAANYVMEDMRFLSQEHFVCLYLNTKNQVLHQQTVFIGSLNASIVHPREVFKEAFRRSAASFICIHNHPSGDPAPSREDIDVTKRLSECGKLIGIELLDHLIIGDQKFISLKEKGYV